The proteins below come from a single Rhizobium sp. BT04 genomic window:
- a CDS encoding TadE/TadG family type IV pilus assembly protein, with product MLRRFILDRSGNFGIMTALLAVPLLGAAGTAIDFGSALSLRTELYAAADAAAVGSITPKSDAATQANTMSGDGSLTLGKSEAQKIFFSQMSKKHGDVPVTVDISVQKKGGTLSSTVSFNAAMPTSFMQVMGFHEIAVSGTATAQYETPSYMDFFMLLDNTPSMGVAATTDDITAMKKATINGHDGGKDKNCAFACHIVSEKGVEDKNSYYNVARNNGVTIRIDVVAAAVKALMAKAEDTQSMPSQFRVAAYTFGKTAQDAKAAKLFKVSDLDYDLDAVAAATDMIKLMSIPYQNYYSDQQTSFDEALKGIEGEITGKIGSGTSNADRQKIVFFVADGVGDSYKPTGCTSPKGTNGGRCIEPIDTTYCKKLKDRGIKVAVLYTTYLPLPDNGFYKDWVKPFETKIATKMEECATPGFYFAVSPTDGIEEAMEALFRKIVSAPRITS from the coding sequence ATGTTGCGTCGTTTCATTCTTGATCGATCCGGCAATTTCGGAATCATGACGGCGCTGCTTGCCGTCCCCCTGCTCGGGGCGGCGGGTACAGCCATTGATTTCGGCAGCGCCCTGTCGCTTCGCACCGAACTCTATGCCGCTGCGGACGCGGCCGCCGTCGGATCCATTACACCTAAGTCGGATGCGGCAACGCAGGCAAACACCATGTCCGGCGACGGGTCGCTGACGCTCGGAAAATCCGAAGCCCAGAAGATCTTCTTTTCGCAGATGTCCAAGAAACATGGCGACGTGCCCGTCACCGTCGACATCAGCGTTCAAAAGAAGGGCGGCACGCTCAGCTCGACCGTCTCCTTTAACGCGGCGATGCCCACGAGCTTCATGCAGGTGATGGGATTTCATGAGATCGCCGTTTCCGGGACGGCAACCGCCCAGTATGAGACCCCGTCCTACATGGATTTCTTCATGCTGCTTGATAACACCCCATCGATGGGCGTTGCCGCCACCACTGATGACATCACCGCCATGAAAAAAGCGACGATCAACGGCCACGATGGCGGCAAGGATAAAAACTGCGCCTTCGCATGCCATATCGTTTCCGAAAAGGGCGTCGAGGACAAGAACAGCTACTACAATGTCGCCCGCAACAATGGCGTGACCATCCGTATCGATGTGGTCGCCGCCGCCGTCAAAGCCTTGATGGCCAAGGCGGAGGACACGCAGTCCATGCCGAGCCAATTCCGCGTCGCGGCCTATACGTTCGGCAAGACTGCCCAGGACGCCAAAGCCGCCAAGCTCTTCAAGGTCTCCGACCTCGACTATGATCTTGACGCCGTGGCCGCCGCGACGGACATGATCAAACTGATGAGCATTCCCTATCAGAACTATTATAGCGACCAGCAGACGAGCTTTGACGAGGCGTTGAAAGGGATCGAAGGCGAGATCACGGGTAAGATCGGCTCGGGCACCAGTAATGCCGATCGCCAGAAGATCGTATTTTTCGTCGCTGACGGTGTTGGCGACAGCTATAAGCCGACCGGCTGCACCAGCCCGAAAGGCACAAACGGCGGACGCTGCATCGAACCGATCGACACGACCTATTGCAAGAAGCTCAAAGACCGCGGCATCAAGGTCGCCGTCCTCTATACGACCTATCTGCCCTTGCCCGACAACGGCTTTTACAAGGACTGGGTCAAGCCTTTCGAGACCAAAATCGCCACGAAAATGGAAGAATGCGCAACCCCCGGCTTCTATTTCGCCGTCAGCCCCACCGACGGCATTGAAGAGGCCATGGAAGCCCTGTTCCGGAAAATCGTCAGCGCCCCGCGGATAACCAGCTAG
- a CDS encoding GlsB/YeaQ/YmgE family stress response membrane protein, translating to MENAGIGWIAAIVIGGIAGWLAELLMKSNMGVLMNIILGIVGAIVANFILSLFGVALGGWLGYLIAGFIGACILIAVARMVRRPA from the coding sequence ATGGAAAATGCAGGTATTGGCTGGATCGCCGCAATCGTCATCGGCGGCATCGCCGGCTGGCTCGCCGAATTGCTCATGAAGAGCAATATGGGCGTGCTCATGAACATCATTCTCGGCATTGTCGGCGCCATCGTCGCCAACTTCATCCTGTCGCTGTTCGGCGTCGCCCTCGGCGGATGGCTGGGTTATTTGATCGCGGGCTTCATCGGAGCCTGCATCCTCATCGCCGTTGCGAGAATGGTCAGACGTCCGGCCTGA
- a CDS encoding GSU2403 family nucleotidyltransferase fold protein, with protein sequence MMKEIDISYRTMFAELAQRTLDGQFLADFPLEGWFVTVTVKGRDYWYFDLPTPEGKDKRSYVGPQSDIAITARVKAHKEIKDNIRARRRMVSTLRRAGLPGPDNFAGDITKALADAGLFRLRAVLIGSVAFSTYAGMLGVRLPSSAMQTGDADFAQDFAISASVQDSLPPVLEVLQSVDPEFRAVPHAADKAKIVAFQNAKGYRVEFLTGNRGSDDYTGKPSPMPALGGASAENLRFLDYLIYEPVRTVLLFREGVNILVPAPERYAVHKLIVSSRRLTDTLGRVKADKDLAQASLLFQALVETRHDSELTDAWAEAWDRGDAWKEAICNGLLRLPHNGVEALGKALGSEMPDLEKLRAETRPR encoded by the coding sequence ATGATGAAAGAGATCGACATCAGCTATAGGACGATGTTCGCGGAACTGGCGCAGCGGACGTTGGACGGACAGTTTCTGGCGGACTTCCCGCTGGAAGGGTGGTTTGTGACCGTCACCGTGAAAGGCCGTGATTACTGGTATTTCGATCTCCCCACTCCCGAAGGCAAGGACAAGCGAAGCTATGTCGGTCCGCAGAGCGACATAGCGATCACAGCGCGGGTGAAGGCCCACAAGGAGATCAAGGATAACATCCGGGCGCGAAGGCGCATGGTAAGCACGCTCCGTCGTGCCGGCCTCCCGGGTCCGGATAATTTCGCGGGCGACATCACGAAAGCCCTCGCGGATGCGGGTTTGTTCCGTCTGCGTGCAGTCCTGATCGGGTCGGTGGCATTCAGCACCTATGCTGGGATGCTCGGCGTTCGCCTGCCCTCATCTGCTATGCAGACCGGCGACGCGGACTTCGCGCAGGACTTTGCTATTTCTGCAAGTGTCCAGGACAGCCTGCCTCCAGTTCTCGAAGTCCTCCAGTCGGTCGATCCCGAATTCCGGGCCGTTCCCCATGCGGCAGACAAGGCCAAGATTGTCGCCTTTCAGAACGCCAAGGGCTATCGGGTGGAATTCCTGACGGGAAACCGGGGATCGGATGACTATACGGGCAAACCCTCTCCGATGCCTGCCCTCGGCGGTGCGTCGGCGGAAAACCTGCGCTTCCTGGACTATCTGATCTACGAGCCTGTGCGCACGGTGCTTCTCTTCCGCGAGGGTGTGAACATCCTCGTTCCCGCTCCCGAGCGATATGCAGTCCATAAGCTCATCGTATCGTCCAGAAGGCTCACTGACACTCTAGGACGCGTAAAGGCGGACAAAGACCTCGCGCAAGCGTCCTTGCTTTTCCAAGCCCTTGTCGAGACACGCCACGATTCCGAGCTGACAGATGCCTGGGCGGAAGCGTGGGATCGAGGGGATGCATGGAAAGAAGCCATCTGCAATGGTCTCCTGAGGCTCCCTCATAACGGTGTCGAAGCGCTCGGCAAGGCTCTCGGATCGGAGATGCCCGATTTGGAAAAGTTGAGAGCCGAAACTCGCCCGAGGTGA
- a CDS encoding nucleoside deaminase, protein MENHEPFLREAIALSRSAMEGGDEPFGSVLVKDGEVILRAENSVFTGHDMTNHAEMNLVKLAAQHHDSAFLGDCTLYTSTEPCAMCSGAIYWSGIGRMVFACSETRLGEIAGIGLNVPSRAVLQTGARNVTVIGPTNLEDDAAEVHQEFWPKHLGKV, encoded by the coding sequence ATGGAAAACCACGAGCCGTTTTTACGCGAGGCGATTGCGCTTTCAAGATCCGCGATGGAAGGCGGCGATGAACCGTTTGGCTCGGTGCTGGTGAAGGACGGCGAAGTCATCCTGCGCGCCGAAAACAGCGTCTTCACCGGCCACGATATGACGAACCACGCCGAGATGAACCTGGTAAAACTGGCGGCGCAGCACCACGACTCTGCTTTTCTCGGTGACTGCACGCTCTACACCAGCACGGAGCCGTGCGCGATGTGCTCCGGCGCGATTTACTGGTCGGGCATCGGGCGCATGGTGTTTGCTTGCTCGGAAACACGGCTTGGCGAGATCGCTGGGATCGGGTTGAACGTGCCGAGCCGGGCGGTGTTGCAAACCGGCGCGCGCAACGTCACTGTGATTGGCCCGACGAACCTCGAAGACGACGCGGCCGAAGTCCACCAGGAATTCTGGCCGAAGCATCTGGGCAAGGTTTAG